One Lepisosteus oculatus isolate fLepOcu1 chromosome 27, fLepOcu1.hap2, whole genome shotgun sequence genomic window, GTTGATCCCAGTGTTCGGGATTTAAACAGTGTTAATCCCACGGTTTGTACTGATGATCCGTAGGCTGATACGGTTTACCGTGGTAAACCTACGGCGAGCAGTGCTACACCCCCTCAtgccactgcagaaatgttgctGGTGCTGGTAGCTTCACTACAGCCGGTCCGACGTCACCGCCGCTGAGCCCGTGGGCAGAGATGCTGCTGGCCCGGTTGACTTGTAGCGTACAGCACAGGAGTGTGTGACTTCTGCGGCGGGGCCCGGGTGCGAGGTGTCTCTGGGGCTGGGCAGTGTGCCTGGGGCGGCGTGTTCTTGCCCTGCGCCTGTCCCCTGGGAAGCTGTGGACGGCCCCTGTCCCCTTGACCCGTCCCGCGTTCTCCCGGCTGTGTCTCTGCACCCCAGCTGTATTTATAGAGACCCGGCCTGCGGGCTGGTTCAGTGCCAGTTTAACAGGAGGAAGTGTTTGGGGAGCGGGTGAACCCCCGTGTCAGCAGTGGCCCGAGTCCCTGAGGCGAGGAAGCGGTTCTGTCCGTGTGGATCTGGGCCGAACCGAGCCGCGGTACTCACTGAGAGCGAGGCGAACCTCTCGCCCCCCGACGTTCTTTAAAACAGACCCCTGTCCCTCTACACCCACGGCGCGTGTGACACGGAAGAGCCCCGCGGCCGGGGTGgatgtgggtgtgtgtgtgtgtgtgtgtgcgcgcgcacGCAGGCCGGGGCTCGCGACGGGAATCGGAGCACCCCGAGAGCTCATCGCGTGGGGGAGCGACCGGCGCAGCCCCTGCACTCACGCGCCAGCAGCCCGCTCTCGCTCTCGGAGAGCCGCATGCAGCAGATACCCCcgcccttcctcctcctcttcctcctccccccCTAACTGTCCCGGTCCCGCTCAGCCCTGCACGGCCCGCCGAGACCCGGGCCGGTACTGCTCACCCCACCGCGGGGCAGGGGTGCCTCTCCGGACCGGGTGTGATACACAGAGCCGGCTCCTGTCAGGTCCGCGTCAGGAGCTGCAGACGCAGGCGAATCCGCAGGACGAGCGCAGCGGCAGCACAATAATCCGGACCCGAGCGACACGGGCTGTTCGCCGCCGGTCCCCCTTTATTTGTATCGCAGCGCCCTGGCGGCGCGGCGTCTCCGTGCGCGGGTGTTGTTTTAGTGGGACGCGGCGTGGAGATGTGCACCCCCCCCCTCACCCACCCCTTCGCTAGTCACGCGGATCTCCGGTCCTGCTCGCGCTGCACCGTCAGGTCTCCGGACCTTCACCTCACTGCGCCGCCACGTCACCGGCGCCCCAGCCTCCCCTCTCCACACGCACTGCCTCCTATCCCTTCTCCTGCTCGGCCCTCCCTCTGCTGCGTCTCTCTCCGCCCCACCTCCCCCCGCACCGCGCCTCGAACCCTCGCTCGGCGCCCGTCTGcccgggctgtgtgtgtgtgtgggagctgTCCCGGCGTGGGGGTGAGGACAAGGTGTTCGCGACAACAGCGCCTCGGACACGTCCCCGGGTGGGACCGCAGGCGGCTCCAGTGTGGCCGCAGTCTCCCCGGCTCTGGTGCTGATGCTGCGCCTCGGAGGGGAGGCGGAGGGTGGTTGCCTGGCGACGGCACCCAGGCAACCGCGGGCGGCCAATCAGATGGACCGCAGAGCCTTTCTGTCAGGCCCCGGTGGGGCGCGCAATGCTCTCTGGGAATAGTAGTCCTCTGCTGTTCTCTCCCAGAGTCTCGCTGCAGTTTTCCTTTACCATTCCCTGAATCGTAGTGAAAAGAATGGAAATGGTctctatttttaaattgaactgAAGGTGTTTATATCTTTCTGTGCTCTAGTTTCAGAGCTCATCCGCAGTGAAACATCGATTTGCTCGCCGCAGGTGACTCCTGCATTACGATCATACGATCTTGAGGTCCTTCAGCGGTAATAACGATTTAATTAAGCCAGTAAGACACCCTTTCAATTCAGAGGGGACGCGACAGGGAAGACAAACGCCCCTGAAGGGTGACAGCAGCACCACAGGGTAGCTGTCGCCCTTTGTATCACGTCCTGAAAGAGAAATATTTGTCTAACGCCACCTAGTGGCCGTGTGAGGTATCGCAGGATGGTAGACAGCCGTGAAAGAGCCGTGCAATGGTGACGTTTCCGTGGGTGGAACAATAATCATGCATTTCCGCTTCTCCTGACCTGCAGAAGGGAGTAGACCCACAGCATCGCACATTGGTGGGCAGCACCCCTGCACACAGGTCAGGGCACAAGAGAGAAACTGCTGTGCCTGTTGGATAAAGGGAGATTTTTAGGGAGGACAGAAGTTCAAGCACAGAGTGGAGTTTAGCCAGGCCAGCATGGTCAACACCCCTACTGtaactgacagtgtcctggggtctgtagtgaccagtcgtcaggacaccagggtcagCACcccactcttactgacagtgtcctggggtctgtaGTGACCAGTCGTCATGACACCCATTTTAACATCCCTATTAAGTCTTCCCGGTTTTAAAGAAACACAGCAAAGTCTATTTAAATAGATAAATCTTCTCTTTTAATATTGGAAATAAGTGACAGAAATCGACAActgaaaacatttcacaaaaacAACCACCAAGCAGAGAAGGGACTCTTCCCAGAAGGCTCTGGGTCAGACATCCTTGAACCCTGAATGTGACCCCTGACCCCAGTCCAAGCACACATGACAAAAATATCTATATACAAATGTGTACATCTACATCTTCTCGCTTCTGTTCACCCAACATTTACTCcattttttgcatattttttagTGCATTGCTCAAGTTTTCCTGAGGATAGTTtgcaaaaggaagaaaaaaaattctcatGAACCCCATCaaaaaaaagtggaaagaaaagcatttatttaaatatatattaaatttcACTATCAGAATGATTCTATGTACAGCTACGGTGGAGGGGACAAGCATCACAACTTAGTGCAAATCTAGTGGATCCTGTCTTTCTACACCCCTGAGGCTGGGCTGTGATGTAGCCAGTCTGACTGCAGTAAGTCTGCACAGCACTGCCACAGCTTTCCACTCCTGGACCACAGACTGATGTGGCTGTACCACACTGTTCTTTAATTTACCATACCTCCCAATGCTTTTACCTTGATCTCCCTGGgctttattgtactgtacttttaccctgatctcgctgggcttcactgcactgtactgtgcttttaccctgatctccctgggctttattgtactgtacttttaccCTGATTTCACTGGACATCACTGTGCTTTACCAGTAACCCTTCCCAGGAGAGAGGGCATCAGTCCCAGCAGGGAGTAAGGATCTGGCGAGGGGATATTCTTTTCAAGCTCCATGTTTGAACACAAATTTCcattaaatttttttttctgaaaataaaggaaaaattatttaataaaggaaataattaagaaaataaatacagataaataaattataaaaaaatttaaaacagaaggaGTAAAGAAGactctgtgagtctgtgagcaAGCCTGAAACGTCATGGCTCTCCTGGTATTGCCCTGGAGAGGGGGGACACAGCGAGCGCAGGGGCTGGGAGAACCGCGTCCCGCTGGGAGTGCAGCACCTGGAATTTTGGGAGGCTGGGAGTACTGTATCAGACAGGAGTTGGGGTAGTGGGATTGTGGGAGTGCAGGAGTTGGGGTAGTGGGattgtgggagagcaggagttGGGGTAGTGGGATTGTGGGAGTGCAGGAGTTGGGGTAGTGGGAATGTGGGAGCTGGGATTGTGGGAGTGCAGGAGTTGGGGTAGTGGGAATGTGGGAGCTGGGATTGTGGGAGTGCAGGAGTTGGGGTAGTGGGATTGTGGGAGTGCAGGAGTTGGGGTAGTGGGATTGTGGGAGTGCAGGAGTTGGGGTAGTGGGAATGTGGGAGCTGGGATTGTGGGAGTGCAGGAGTTGGGGTAGTGGGAATGTGGGAGCTGGGATTGTGGGAGTGCAGGAGTTGGGGTAGTGGGAATGTGGGAGTGCAGGAGTTGGGGTAGTGGGATTGTGGGAGTGCAGGAGTTGGGGTAGTGGGAGTGCAGGAGTTGGGGTAGTGGGAATGTGGGAGTGCAGGAGTTGGGGTAGTGGGATTGTGGGAGTGAAAAGACTGGGACTTgtgtccgaacaggaaaagcgACTAACAGGGACAGCCAGCGAGAGTCTCATTTACAGCCTTCTGTTCAAGAAATCCTTCCCCTACACCCACACCacacccacccacccacccacccaacacacaccaacacacaggCCCTCCGGAGACACGGCAGCCAGCTGCCAAGCCTGTAGCCTGCAGCAGCGCCGCCCTGCTGGAGAACTACCCGGGCGTAACGGACTGTGCACCGCGGCACAGGAGGGCCCTTTCCTTAAAGGCATCAGAAGACGAAGGAGAAGACCGTTCTCACTTGGCCGTTCTCAGGTGAGCGTCCCTTGTCGGAGCGACCGCCAGGGGGCGCTGGCGTTCGGGGCGTGCGCGGGGGCTCTCCCAGAACCACAGGCGCGCGGCGAATTGGAAATCGAGTCCAGAATTTGATTTGCGCTTGGGAGTTATCCCCCCCGCCTCCTCGGGCTTGCCCGGCTGTCCTGTTCAGACACGGGTTCGAgccctctgccggctgtggacAGGCCCCCGGCGCACACAGAACGCGCGCTCTTATTGCACAGAGGTGCTTTCAAGtttccccccccctcccctcgtCTGAGCTAAGTGCAAATATCTGTGAATTATTTACAGACAGGTACTTGTGAACTTGtgtacattcattcattcattgatCCTGCAGTCCTCTGTTATCCGAGAGCTGGTGGGACTGAATTATTGATCGTCTGGTTGATTGGTCCTGAACTGCCTGAAACCTCGGCCGCCTGTTTAAGCAGGAGAATCCCAGCCTGGAACTGGGGAAAATCCAGCTGGCCATTTTGGTCCTTTAACGTAAGTATCAGAGCAATTGCATAGGAGAAGGACTGCAGGATACTTAAAGTTGTATAATGCAATATTTACCCTTGAACCCTGGTCTGAGGAACACCTGGACTGTAGGTTTGTGAAAAGGAAATCTAGTAAACAGCTATTTTCAGCTCATCACTTTGGTGTTTAAACTATAGTGCCTTTGAGATGTGCCGAGATGCTCACAGACAGAACCGTATGTAATATCACAGTTTGGACAGCAGGTGGCGGTCTCTGCTTTTGCTTCACTATGAGCACCAAGCGTGTGCAACCGGAGCAAAGCGATTTCTTTCAACAGGACAGAAGGTCTGTGTCCCCTGAAGTCCCACGTCCCCACCCGGGACACAGCGATCGTCCAGGCGCACCTGCAGAGCAGAGTGCTGGGGACCCCTTCGCCCTGCGACACCAGCAGACAGGAGCACCGCCAGCAGGCCCAACAGAGGACCCCAAGAGGAGAGCCCGCTGGTCTGCAGCCCCGCAGGAGAGAGGGGGCACCAGGCTCCCCTTCTCTCCCGCCGCTGGCTTTTGGGGGGGGGTTCTAACTGTTTTGCATAGTGATGGCAGACACCCCCTCCTGTACCCCTGTACCTTAAACCTAaactccaaaaataaaaaaaaacaacaaagagaaCGATATTATTGCCATTTTCTAAACCAAAACCATGATCCTTGCAGTAATTAGGTTCAGAAGAATTCGAACAAAGCAAAGAAACCAAGCTGCAAACAACACAGAGCCGGCCCAGGTGACGACTGCGGCACAGTCTCAGGTACCCCGTCTTTCCCTGAGTGGGGCCCCCCTTAGCCCCTCAGCGCCACGGAGACGGGGGGGGGGTCACAGCTCCTCGGAGGAGTCTCGGCCTTCCCAGGAGGGGGGGCCGTCGGCGGCCGGCGAGGGGGGGGTCGTGGACTCGGCCCCCCTCCCCCAGAAGAAGCCGCCGTAGGAGTGGCGCCCCAGGAGGGAGAGGGGCGGGCTGTCGGGCCGGCCGTACAGGAGTGGGTGGGGGGCCATCAGCGGGGGAGCCAGCCCGGGCTCCAGCGGGAGGGCGGGGTCTCCGGGCCCGCGGCGTGGCCGGCGGGTGCGCACCTCCAGGCAGTTCTGGCCCTTGAGGTGCCGCTGCAGGTGGTCGTCGCGGGCGAAGGCCTTGTGGCACAGCGGGCACTCGAAGGGCCGGTCGCCGCTGTGCAGGGACAGGTGGTTCTTCAGGTCGTAGCTGTGCAGGAAGCGGGCCGGGCAGTGCGGGCAGCTGTACGGGCGCTCGCCCGTGTGCTTGCGCATGTGGATCTTCAGCTTGTCATTGCTGCGGGGAGACGGGCAAAGACGGCCGTGAGCTCCTGGAGCTGTCACTTCTGTCACCTGTCAGCCCCCCCAGCCCGTCATCCGTCAGCTCCATCACCTGTCAGCCCCCTGGCCCGTCAGCTCCTTCACCTGTCAGCCCCCCTGGCCCGTCAGCTCCGTCACCTGTCAGCCCCCCTGGCCCGTCAGCTCCGTCACCTGTCAGCCCCCCTGGCCCGTCATCCGTCAGCCCCCTGGCCCGTCAGCTCCTTCACCTGTCAGCCCCCTGGCCCGTCAGCTCCTTCACCTGTCAGCACCCCTGGCCCGTCATCCGTCAGCTCCGTCACCTGTCAGCCCCCTGGCCCGTCAGCTCCTTCACCTGTCAGCCCCCCTGGCCCGTCATCCGTCAGCTCCATCACCTGTCAGCCCCCTGGCCCGTCATCCGTCAGCTCCATCACCTGTCAGCCCCCTGGCCCGTCAGCTCCTTCACCTGTCAGCCCCCTGGCCCGTCAGCTCCTTCACCTGTCAGCACCCCTGGCCCGTCATCCGTCAGCTCCATCACCTGTCAGCCCCCTGGCCCGTCAGCTCCTTCACCTGTCAGCCCCCCTGGCCCGTCATCCGTCAGCTCCATCACCTGTCAGCCCCCTGGCCCGTCATCCGTCAGCTCCATCACCTGTCAGCCCCCTGGCCCGTCAGCTCCGTCACCTGTCAGCACCCCTGGCCCGTCATCCGTCAGCTCCATCACCTGTCAGCCCCCTGGCCCGTCATCCGTCAGCCCCCTGGCCCGTCAGCTCCTTCACCGGTCAGCACCCCTGGCCCGTCATCCGTCAGCTCCATCACCTGTCAGCCCCCCTGGCCCGTCATCCGTCAGCCCCCTGGCCCGTCAGCTCCTTCACCGGTCAGCCCCCCTGGCCCGTCAGCTCCTTCACCTGTCAGTTCCCATGCCTGTTAGCCCGTCACTTGTCTGCTCCCCTCTCCTGTCTGCTCCCTCGCCTGTCACCCCCATCACCTGTCAGCTCCCTCGCCCATCAGCTCCCAACTCCCTCGCCTGTCAGCTCCCCTCACCTGTCGGCTCCCTCACCCATCAGCTCCCATCGCCTCGCCAGTCAACTCCCTCACCCGTCAGCTCCCCTCACCTGTCAGCTCCCTCGCCCATCAGCTCCCAACTCCCTCGCCTGTCAGCTCCCATCGCCTCGCCAGTCAACTCCCTCACCCGTCAGCCCCATCACCTGCGAGCCCCCTCGCCTGTGGGGATGTGAACTGTTTTGCGGGACAGTGTGGGAAGGGAGTGTGTTACCGTGTGAAGCGCACTCCGCAGGTGCTGCACTGGAAGGGCTTCTCCCCGGTGTGGGTCCTCATGTGCCGCGGCAGCTTGCCGGCGCCGTGGATGATCTTCTGGCACACGGGGCACTGCTGCGGCGTCTGCGACTTCCTCTTCCGCCCGCCGGGCTTCTCCGAGAGGGGCGGGCTGGCCGACGGGGAGGGCTCCAGCACCAGGACTCCGGCTCGGGGGGCTGCGGCCTCCCCCTCCGCCCCTTCCTCCTCCGACAGGCGGTCCTCTGGCGGGCACGGGACgtagtgccccctgctggcccaggGCGGGGTGCCGTTCGCCCCCCTCCAGCCCATCTCGAGGGGCTCCTCGGCCGTGCGCAGCCGGTAGTCCAGCGGCAGGTCGGGGAGGGCAGGGGGGGGCCGGGGCTGCAGCGGGGGCCTCCGGGCCCTCTTGCGGGGCCGGCGCGGGCTGTCGCGCCCTGCGCTGCGGATCACCATGGAAACGGGCCCCGGCTCGTGCAGGGCGGGGGGGGACGGGGCGCCGTTGCACGCCAGCAGCGAGAGGGGGGGCTCCCGCGGATGGAGCAGGTACCGCCCCGCCCCCCGGCGGCCCAGCTCCGGCCGcgcctccctctcctcctcttcctcctggtcCTCTCCGTCCacgtcctcctcttcctcctcctcctcttcctcctgctgctgctgctgctgctgcagctgcagcagctcctcttcctcctccatctcctcctccacccccccttcctcctcctcctcctcctcccgccCGCTGCTCCGCAGGATGTCCAGGCAGGCGTCCGTCACGCACTGGATCTCCAGCAGCCGGGCGGCCCTCAGCACCTCCCGCATGCCCGAGCTGCGGATGGTCAGCGTGGCGGTGTAGGCGAACTCCAGCAGGGCGGCCAGCGCCTCGGGGTGCACGCAGTCCAGCTGGCACACGCTGCACCCCGCCCCCACCCCGGGGCCCCCGCCGGGGTCGGCCGCcgggcccccgccgccgccgcccgtGAAGAGCTTGCGGAAGTACTGGCTGACGGCGGCCAGCACGGCGCGGTGCGTGCGGTACTCCAGGCCCTGCGTCTTGATGGTGACGTCGCACAGCAGGCCGGAGCGCCTCTGCTCGTTCAGGCAGCACAGGATGTCGCTGCTGTGGTCCGGGAAGGGGATCCCGATCAGGCCGTCCTCCGCTGTCCCCATGGCAACCTGCATCCCGacagccggggggggggggggacagaggGCAGACGTTAGGTGccgtggtggtggggggggggcgaATCGAGCCCCGGCGGCACGACTCTTCCCACGATGCTCTAATCTAAGACGCCTCACGCCTGGTTCTTGCCCGAGACCCCAGTGTGGCTAGCGAACGCCTGAGCTACGTGCCCACCCAGCCCGGCCCGTGGGAGAACAAGCTGCCTGCCGTCATCACACACTCGGGGCCGGGACAGGGTCACCCGCGGGACCAGGACTCCGGCCAGGGGCGCAGAACCGGGGGGCGCGTGGGCCCGACGCTCCCGGCTTTTCtcgagcagagagagggaggcgcCCCCTCACCTGGGCCTCCGCGCCCCGCTCTCCCGACAGCCACGAAAGAGAACgcgtttgtctttttttggtcGTGGTTTTTTGCCATTGTCTCAGCtcgttcttttctctttttccatTGCATCACACACCCTTATCGGCAGCATCTGCCGAGGCTCTGGCGGTTAGCCCCGCGCGGACGCCTCTCGCGGGCCGGCTGCGACTCCGCGGCGCGGCGGCCGGGAGatctctccccctctccagCAGATAACGGCCAACTGCTGAGCTCATCGACCTTCCTTTCTCTCCGCTCGGCTCTCGCAGAGAAACGCGTCGGCCTTCCTGTAGAGCAAGATGCGGGACGGCGCGACTCCGCCGCGCGGAGGCTGAAGACGAGACCGGAAAGTCAGGCCGGTGCGTCACGGACGGCGTTTCCAAAGACGCCATGAGCCGAGACCTCGGAGCTGCGGCTCGTTTccgaaaaaaacaaacaaaccccgGAGCGCGAGGCAGGCCCAGTTGCTCCATCTGCCGGTTGGATATTCCTGGGGGGGCTGGCACGCGCCCCCCACCAGACTTTCCAGGAAAGACACCAGACTCCCAAAGCACAGCAGTCAGATCCATCTCAAACTGgatggaagaggaggaaaaatgttttgactgcAAACTCCCACACGGTAAGGCAACAAGCCAGGGGCACTGGCAGTGTGGCGTGTCCCCCTGAGGCTGCGGTACGTTTGTCTCTGCCTGCTCAGCCCAGCAGACCCGAGAACACCTCGCCTAGTCACTCCTGACCACCTGCCTGTCCCACAATTCCCCACTATCACCCTGGGGGACTGCATGACAATCAGCACATTCTTCAGACCTGACGAACCGGCTCAATGACAGGCCAGGagctccctcacacacacacctacagACTGGTTAGAGAGGCAGTTAAGAACTGCACTGAACCGTACAGCACCGCACAGCCTTCAACAACCATACAGCACCGCACACTGCTAAATAACCGTACAGCAGCACACACCGCTCAACAATTGCACTAAACTGCTGTCTGTGTCCACATTGATGTCTTCCTACCTGTCCCGCTCCCCGACTGTGTCCTTGTCTTGCTAACTGTATCCCCACCCCGCTGCCCGACTGTATCCCCATTCTGTCCCTTCTGTCCCAGCGGCCCTCTGAAGCGATCAAACCGCAACCCCAACCACAGGAGCCAGCGAGCGCCGTCCCCGCGCCCTGGAGAGGGCACAACCTTTTTCTCCGGTCGCTTCGACGCCGACTCAAAGGAGCCAAAATAAGAGAGGAAAGAAAGAGACCGCGGA contains:
- the LOC138225289 gene encoding zinc finger and BTB domain-containing protein 7B-like isoform X2; the protein is MGIQSGSGVGIQLARQGHSRGAGQVAMGTAEDGLIGIPFPDHSSDILCCLNEQRRSGLLCDVTIKTQGLEYRTHRAVLAAVSQYFRKLFTGGGGGGPAADPGGGPGVGAGCSVCQLDCVHPEALAALLEFAYTATLTIRSSGMREVLRAARLLEIQCVTDACLDILRSSGREEEEEEEGGVEEEMEEEEELLQLQQQQQQQEEEEEEEEEDVDGEDQEEEEEREARPELGRRGAGRYLLHPREPPLSLLACNGAPSPPALHEPGPVSMVIRSAGRDSPRRPRKRARRPPLQPRPPPALPDLPLDYRLRTAEEPLEMGWRGANGTPPWASRGHYVPCPPEDRLSEEEGAEGEAAAPRAGVLVLEPSPSASPPLSEKPGGRKRKSQTPQQCPVCQKIIHGAGKLPRHMRTHTGEKPFQCSTCGVRFTRNDKLKIHMRKHTGERPYSCPHCPARFLHSYDLKNHLSLHSGDRPFECPLCHKAFARDDHLQRHLKGQNCLEVRTRRPRRGPGDPALPLEPGLAPPLMAPHPLLYGRPDSPPLSLLGRHSYGGFFWGRGAESTTPPSPAADGPPSWEGRDSSEEL
- the LOC138225289 gene encoding zinc finger and BTB domain-containing protein 7B-like isoform X1, with protein sequence MAEGVAIRTGSEGHRASPQTWLRVAKVAMGTAEDGLIGIPFPDHSSDILCCLNEQRRSGLLCDVTIKTQGLEYRTHRAVLAAVSQYFRKLFTGGGGGGPAADPGGGPGVGAGCSVCQLDCVHPEALAALLEFAYTATLTIRSSGMREVLRAARLLEIQCVTDACLDILRSSGREEEEEEEGGVEEEMEEEEELLQLQQQQQQQEEEEEEEEEDVDGEDQEEEEEREARPELGRRGAGRYLLHPREPPLSLLACNGAPSPPALHEPGPVSMVIRSAGRDSPRRPRKRARRPPLQPRPPPALPDLPLDYRLRTAEEPLEMGWRGANGTPPWASRGHYVPCPPEDRLSEEEGAEGEAAAPRAGVLVLEPSPSASPPLSEKPGGRKRKSQTPQQCPVCQKIIHGAGKLPRHMRTHTGEKPFQCSTCGVRFTRNDKLKIHMRKHTGERPYSCPHCPARFLHSYDLKNHLSLHSGDRPFECPLCHKAFARDDHLQRHLKGQNCLEVRTRRPRRGPGDPALPLEPGLAPPLMAPHPLLYGRPDSPPLSLLGRHSYGGFFWGRGAESTTPPSPAADGPPSWEGRDSSEEL
- the LOC138225289 gene encoding zinc finger and BTB domain-containing protein 7B-like isoform X3 yields the protein MGTAEDGLIGIPFPDHSSDILCCLNEQRRSGLLCDVTIKTQGLEYRTHRAVLAAVSQYFRKLFTGGGGGGPAADPGGGPGVGAGCSVCQLDCVHPEALAALLEFAYTATLTIRSSGMREVLRAARLLEIQCVTDACLDILRSSGREEEEEEEGGVEEEMEEEEELLQLQQQQQQQEEEEEEEEEDVDGEDQEEEEEREARPELGRRGAGRYLLHPREPPLSLLACNGAPSPPALHEPGPVSMVIRSAGRDSPRRPRKRARRPPLQPRPPPALPDLPLDYRLRTAEEPLEMGWRGANGTPPWASRGHYVPCPPEDRLSEEEGAEGEAAAPRAGVLVLEPSPSASPPLSEKPGGRKRKSQTPQQCPVCQKIIHGAGKLPRHMRTHTGEKPFQCSTCGVRFTRNDKLKIHMRKHTGERPYSCPHCPARFLHSYDLKNHLSLHSGDRPFECPLCHKAFARDDHLQRHLKGQNCLEVRTRRPRRGPGDPALPLEPGLAPPLMAPHPLLYGRPDSPPLSLLGRHSYGGFFWGRGAESTTPPSPAADGPPSWEGRDSSEEL